One window of the Marmota flaviventris isolate mMarFla1 chromosome 2, mMarFla1.hap1, whole genome shotgun sequence genome contains the following:
- the LOC114087891 gene encoding olfactory receptor 4S2-like codes for MEVANNVTEFIFLGLSQDPGVQLILFALFLFFYIVIMVGNLLILLTVFSDPQLHTPMYFFLSNLSFVDIAYSSATAPKMIADFVSDKKTISYWGCITQMFTFHFFGCAEIFVLTVMAFDRYAAICHPLRYTTIMSANVCTLLASLSWLGALGHSFVQTLLTFQLPFCHAQVIDHYFCDVHPVLKLACADTTLVNMLVVANSGLISLGCFLILLTSYTVILFSLRKRSAESRRKALSTCGSHLTVVTFFFVPCIFIYLRPSTTFPLDKAVSVFYTTITPMLNPLIYTLRNGDVKNAMRRLWSHKSSLKEKQKR; via the coding sequence ATGGAAGTCGCCAACAATGTCACTGAGTTTATATTCCTGGGACTTTCCCAAGACCCTGGGGTGCAATTGATACTCTTTGCCCTATTCCTCTTCTTCTACATCGTGATCATGGTGGGAAACTTACTCATTTTGCTTACAGTCTTTTCTGATCCCCAGCTACACACACCCATGTATTTCTTTCTCAGTAATTTGTCCTTTGTGGACATTGCCTATTCCTCAGCCACTGCACCCAAGATGATTGCAGACTTTGTTTCTGACAAAAAGACCATTTCCTACTGGGGCTGTATAACTCAGATGTTTACCTTCCACTTTTTTGGATGTGCTGAGATTTTTGTTTTGACTGTCATGGCTTTTGACCGTTATGCTGCCATCTGCCACCCCCTTCGCTATACAACCATCATGAGCGCCAATGTTTGCACCCTCTTGGCATCACTGTCCTGGTTGGGGGCCCTGGGTCATTCTTTTGTCCAGACCCTCCTGACCTTTCAGCTGCCCTTCTGCCATGCTCAGGTCATTGATCATTACTTCTGTGATGTCCACCCAGTCCTAAAACTTGCCTGTGCTGATACAACCCTGGTAAATATGTTGGTGGTGGCTAACAGTGGTCTCATCTCCCTGGGGTGTTTCCTTATTCTTCTGACCTCCTACACGGTCATTTTATTTAGCCTTCGGAAACGGTCTGCAGAGAGCCGTCGCAAAGCTCTCTCTACCTGTGGATCTCACCTGACAGTAGTAACTTTCTTCTTTGTCCCTTGTATCTTTATTTATCTCCGCCCATCCACCACTTTTCCACTGGATAAggctgtgtctgtgttttatacCACCATCACCCCAATGCTAAACCCACTTATCTATACTCTGAGGAATGGAGATGTGAAGAATGCCATGAGGCGTCTCTGGAGCCACAAGTCCTCTTTGAAGGAGAAGCAGAAGAGATAG